A single genomic interval of candidate division WOR-3 bacterium harbors:
- a CDS encoding patatin-like phospholipase family protein, with protein MERTCCGLCTTRYVGVLLAVVLVTSAGATQSADTGTVRIGLALSGGAALGLAHIGVLKVLEEEGIPVACISGNSMGSMVGGVYAAGYSAAEIESIAVNADWGTLFSSGVPFGARYLPERQQAQRYVIQLRHRNLFPSLPSGLVPLQNVEFLLMDLLSEIEYNTGFDFDNLPTPYRAVAVDLVSGKLQVLSRGRLSQAIRASIAIPGVFAPERLAGMELVDGGVQQYLPVSPLKEFGPDFIIAVLTMKRNQETGISLVDVASRSMDIIGVEDLARQKAMADVLIEPNVDAFTHSDFARARGLIAAGEAAARAALPEIRFKLAGRRPVTERRKVVTRPLAKVGAVRFRGLKVTREAMLRPLLQTRPGSYLIFPRLREDLRRLFNTGLFEDVNYALEQVGPDSVEVTIELEERAYGFYSLGLRYDNVDNVGLGIEVGQGNLWGSGASVRAVVHLGDPNELRLGLTGTRVFNFPFGYRLDAFWNSANRSYHSVGWEADYVVEQRGGLAEAGYILGRNAFFDVGLVACQARYQFPPVRFFDSIPKREWVVGPNFRLESNTYDDLFLPTRGVSYQVNVLYSNRAMGSSRHFLKAEFVTARVLRLGQRMRLNPGAEIGVTWGEPVWVERFRSGGDNLPGFTRERFTSPYKAVLKLAVDYRLARLFNQDDYPLYAGLFGNVSTFESIERVLSEPLPISRLHWATGLGLLTNTPVGPLSVTAGLEDPGRAAWAFSVFLSIGREFRYTR; from the coding sequence GTGGAAAGGACGTGCTGCGGACTATGCACGACGCGTTACGTCGGCGTCCTGCTGGCGGTCGTGCTGGTGACTTCGGCGGGAGCAACGCAATCCGCGGATACGGGAACGGTGAGAATCGGGCTGGCGCTCTCGGGTGGCGCAGCCTTGGGGCTTGCTCACATCGGCGTTCTGAAGGTGCTCGAGGAAGAGGGAATCCCTGTTGCCTGCATTTCTGGGAACAGCATGGGTTCGATGGTTGGCGGGGTGTATGCGGCTGGTTACTCAGCAGCAGAAATCGAAAGCATCGCAGTGAACGCAGACTGGGGTACATTGTTCTCTTCTGGAGTGCCGTTTGGTGCTCGGTATCTGCCTGAACGGCAGCAGGCCCAGCGCTACGTGATTCAGCTCCGGCACCGGAATCTGTTTCCGTCCCTGCCGTCCGGGCTCGTACCCTTGCAGAACGTTGAGTTTCTCCTGATGGACCTCTTGTCCGAAATCGAATACAACACTGGGTTTGATTTTGACAACCTGCCGACGCCTTATCGTGCGGTGGCGGTTGACCTTGTTTCCGGTAAGTTGCAGGTGCTGTCCAGGGGCCGACTTTCTCAGGCAATTCGGGCGAGTATCGCGATTCCAGGGGTGTTTGCGCCGGAGCGGCTCGCAGGAATGGAGCTTGTGGACGGCGGGGTGCAGCAGTACCTGCCAGTGAGTCCTCTGAAGGAATTTGGGCCTGATTTCATCATCGCGGTGCTGACGATGAAGCGCAACCAGGAGACGGGCATCTCACTCGTGGACGTAGCTTCACGGAGCATGGACATTATCGGCGTCGAGGACTTAGCAAGACAGAAGGCCATGGCCGATGTCCTGATTGAGCCGAATGTGGACGCTTTCACTCATTCCGACTTTGCCCGCGCCAGGGGGCTGATTGCTGCGGGCGAGGCTGCGGCGCGGGCTGCGCTGCCGGAAATCAGGTTCAAACTTGCCGGTCGCAGGCCAGTGACCGAACGCAGAAAGGTTGTGACCAGACCACTCGCCAAGGTTGGCGCAGTCAGGTTCAGGGGGCTGAAGGTGACACGTGAGGCGATGCTTCGACCCTTGCTTCAAACCCGACCAGGCAGCTACCTGATTTTTCCAAGGCTGCGCGAGGACCTGCGGCGGTTGTTCAATACCGGGCTGTTCGAGGATGTGAACTACGCGCTTGAGCAAGTCGGCCCGGATTCGGTCGAGGTTACAATCGAGCTTGAGGAGCGGGCGTACGGTTTCTACTCACTCGGGCTGCGCTACGACAACGTGGACAACGTCGGGCTTGGGATTGAGGTCGGGCAGGGCAACCTGTGGGGTTCGGGTGCAAGCGTGCGCGCAGTCGTTCACCTTGGAGACCCGAATGAACTCCGGCTCGGGCTGACTGGCACACGGGTATTCAACTTTCCGTTCGGGTACAGGCTGGATGCGTTCTGGAATTCAGCCAACCGCTCATACCATTCCGTGGGCTGGGAGGCGGACTACGTCGTCGAGCAGCGCGGGGGTTTGGCTGAAGCTGGGTACATACTGGGCCGAAACGCATTCTTCGACGTGGGGCTTGTGGCATGTCAGGCGCGGTACCAATTTCCGCCAGTGCGGTTCTTCGACTCAATCCCGAAGCGGGAATGGGTTGTCGGGCCAAACTTCAGGCTGGAATCCAATACCTATGACGACCTCTTTCTGCCGACCCGCGGGGTCAGCTATCAGGTGAATGTGCTCTACTCAAACCGGGCGATGGGGTCGAGCCGACATTTCCTGAAGGCCGAGTTTGTGACTGCCCGGGTGCTTAGGCTTGGCCAGCGCATGCGGTTGAACCCGGGTGCCGAAATCGGGGTCACTTGGGGTGAGCCGGTTTGGGTGGAGCGTTTCCGTTCCGGCGGTGACAACCTGCCGGGATTCACCAGGGAGCGGTTTACGAGCCCGTACAAGGCTGTGCTCAAACTGGCCGTTGACTATCGGCTGGCAAGGTTGTTCAACCAGGACGACTACCCGCTATACGCGGGATTATTCGGAAACGTCAGCACTTTCGAATCGATTGAGCGGGTGCTGAGTGAACCGTTACCGATTTCCAGGCTGCACTGGGCGACCGGGCTGGGCCTGCTAACGAACACGCCGGTCGGGCCGCTGTCCGTCACCGCGGGTCTCGAAGACCCGGGCCGGGCCGCCTGGGCGTTTAGCGTGTTTCTCTCAATCGGCCG